The sequence AACTTTTCTTCAAATTCACTTCGTTGTGCATCTGTCATTATTTCAAACAGAAGGTGATGTACCTCAGAATGACTTAAAGCTGGTACACCTAGCTTCCTAACATCGCCATCAATGCGTATCATAGGGGCTACACCAGCAGAAAGATGTAGATCTGAGGCATTATGTTTTACACTAAAATCTAATAACTCAGCGATATCCATATAAATTCCTTAATAAAGTCAATTATGTATAGTATTCAACAAAATATAGAACAGGTCACTAAACAGATTCGTACAGCTGAACATAAGTGTGGTCGAGTGCCAAGTTCTGTGCAACTTTTGGCCGTAAGTAAGACTAAACCTATAGAAGTTATAAAGGCGGCAATAGAAGCGGGACAAAAAGCATTCGGTGAAAACTACGTCCAAGAAGGTGTTGAAAAAGCACAGTATTTTACTGAACATTATAAAAACTCCGGACTAGAATGGCACTTCATTGGTCCAATTCAATCCAATAAAACAAAACCTATTGCCGAGAACTTCCAATGGGTTCACTCTATCGATAGAAGTAAAATAGCTCAACGTTTAAACGACCAAAGGCCAGAAAATCTGCCACCGTTACAAGTTTTAATACAGATAAACATAAGTGGTGAAGAATCTAAATCAGGCACATCTGAATCTGAAGTTTTTCAGTTAGCTGAGTTGATTTCTTCTCTCCCAAACCTCACCTTAAGAGGGTTGATGTCTATTCCTGCAAATGTATCCAGTTATCAATCCCAACTAAATGCATTTACAAAACTTTCGGCTATTCAGAGTAAACTTGCTGATAAATATACAAATGTAGACACACTATCCATGGGTATGAGTGGTGATATGGAAGCGGCTGTTGAAGCTGGTAGCACAATGGTACGTATTGGAACTGCTATCTTTGGTGCTAGAGATTACACTACTAAGTCTTAATTTATTGTTAAATATGGAAGAGGTTAGTCAATGAAAAATAGAAAGATCGCCTTTATTGGTGCAGGTAATATGGCTCGTTCGATTATTGCAGGCCTTACATCAAGTGGCTTTGATTCCAGCGATATTACTGCTACTGATCCAAATAAAGAGCAGCGCGATTTACTGACTAATTTATACGATATTAATACCACAGGAGACAATGCAGAGGCCGCGGACAACGCTAATGTTATCGTTCTTGCAGTAAAACCTCAGATTATGGAACTAGTATGTGGTGGTTTAACCAATATCGATTTATCAAATAAATTGGTTATTTCTATCGCTGCTGGAATTTCAGCCTCTAGGTTAAATGAATATTTAGAAACTGAAGTAAACCTTGTTCGCGTGATGCCAAATACACCAGCGTTAGTGAGCAAAGGAATGAGCGGTTTATACGCAACGCCTTCTGTAAGCAGCGATGATAAAACTTTCGCTAGCCAATTAATGCAAGCCGTAGGTGAAGTTTGTTGGGTGGAAGAAGAATCTGCAATCAATAACGTCATTGCAGCAGCGGGTAGTGCTCCAGCTTACTTTTTCCTATTTATGGAAGCGATGCAAAATGAAGCAATGGCACAAGGTTTTGACAAAGATACGGCAAGGTTACTTGTTCAACAGTCTGCCCTTGGTGCCGCTGAAATGGTCATTGCCAATGCGGATATTGATATTTCAACATTAAGAGAACAGGTTACTTCTAAAGGTGGCACTACTGCCGAAGCCTTACGTACTTTTAATGAGCACCAACTTACAGAGATCGTCGCCAAAGCAATGCAAGCGGCCGTTTCTAGAGCAGAAGAGATGGAAAAGCTCTTCTAATATCCGAATAATCAACTAGTTTTAATCTTTAAGGGTCCACAATGAATTCAATGAACTTCCTTATATCCACCGTGTTTGATCTTTACATTATGGTGGTGCTACTGAGAATATGGTTACAAGTGGCTCGTGCCGATTTCTATAACCCGTTTTCTCAGTTTATAGTTAAGGCCACTCAACCTATTGTCGGCCCGCTTCGCCGAATAATCCCATCAATAGGTAGCCTAGATTTAGCCACATTACTGTTTGCTTATCTATTATGTGTAATAAAATTTGTTGCTTTGATATTAATCGCAAACGGTACACTCGTGTTTAGTATCGATTTCTTAATTTTTGGTTTCTTGTCGTTGGTGAAAGCTGCTGGTGGTCTACTGTTTTGGGTACTACTACTCAGAGCAATATTGAGCTGGGTAAGCCAAGGTCGCAGCCCCATTGAATTTGTTTTTCATCAATTAACGGATCCGATGCTTGCGCCAATTCGTCGTATTATTCCTGCTATGGGCGGTTTTGATTTAAGCGTATTGGTACTATTTATTGCGCTGCAATTTGCTAGTTTCTTAATGGGCGACCTAATCGGACCTATTTGGTATCAACTATAATGACAGCAGTAATACAAGATCACGATGATCTTGTTCTGAAGCTCTATATCCAACCTAAGGCCAGCAGAGACAATATTGTTGGTTTACATGGAGAAGAGCTTAAGATTGCAATAACGGCACCACCCGTGGACGGGAAAGCAAATATATACCTGACTAAGTTTCTATCTAAACAGTTCAAAATAGCAAAAAGCGATATTAAGATAGAAAAAGGAGAGTTAGGTAGACACAAGCAAGTAAGAATATGCTCCCCATCCCAAATTCCAGACATAATTAAAGCTCTCTTATGAGAGCTTTTTAAATTTCATTGATTGCGAAGAACAGAACTATGACAAAAAAATCGTACTGGCGACAGGAAATCAAGGCAAAGTAAAAGAGATGGCTGACTTACTTTCTGATTTTGGTTTCGATGTATTGGCCCAAAGTGAATTTAATGTTTCTGAAGTCGAAGAAACAGGCACAACCTTCATTGAGAACGCCATAATAAAGGCTCGACATGCGGCAAAAGAAACAGGCTTACCAGCAATAGCTGATGACTCTGGTCTAGAAGTGGATAGCTTGTTGGGTGCACCAGGCATCTATTCCGCGAGATATTCTGGTGAAGGTGCAAACGATCAAAAGAATTTAGAAAAGCTACTAGAGAATATGGTTGATGTACCAGATGCAAAAAGAACAGCGCGTTTTCACTGTGTCTTAGTATTAATGAAGCACGAAAATGACCCTACACCTATTGTTTGCCATGGCAAATGGGAAGGTAAAATTCTAACCAAACCAAGTGGGGAAAATGGTTTTGGATATGACCCTGTATTTTGGGTACCAGAAACAAACTGCGCATCCGCTGAACTAGAGTCGGCGCAGAAAAAACAACTATCGCACAGAGGCAAAGCGCTTAAACAATTATTCGCTACGTTAAGCGGTGAACAGTAACTGATGTTGACTCCTCCTAATTTAAGTCTTTATGTACATATCCCTTGGTGTGTACAAAAGTGCCCGTATTGCGATTTCAATTCTCACGCATTAAAAACTGAGATACCAGAAAAGCAGTATATTGACGCCTTACTAGAAGATCTAGATACCGATATATCAAGGTATTCACTGAATAATGACAGCAGAAAACTGCACTCCATTTTTATTGGAGGCGGAACACCCAGTTTAATATCACCCAACGAAATCGGTCGATTGTTAGCAGGTATAAAAGCCCGACTTCCCTTCAAAGAAAACATTGAGATCACTATGGAGGCGAATCCAGGCACCATCGAAGCGACACGTTTTGAACAATACCAAAAAGAAGGGGTCACTCGTATTTCGATAGGAATACAAAGCTTTGAACAATCAAAGTTAAAAAGATTGGGTAGAATTCACGGTAAAGAGGAAGCCGTCAAGGCAGCACAATTAGCCCATAATATAGGGCTAAATAGCTTTAACTTAGACTTAATGCACGGTCTTCCAGAACAGAGTGTCTCACAAGCTCTGGTTGACCTAGAAAAAGCGATTGGACTTAATCCTCCGCATCTTTCTTGGTACCAACTAACTATTGAACCCAACACACTTTTTCATTCAAAACCGCCAACTTTACCTGACGATGATCAGCTTTGGGATATTTTTGATCTCGGTCATCAAAAACTTTCTAAAGCAGGCTATGTTCAATACGAAATATCTGGTTATAGCAAGCCTGGCTATCAATGCCAACACAACCTGAACTACTGGCGTTTTGGTGACTACTTAGGCATAGGTTGTGGTGCACATGGGAAACTCAGTTTCGTCAACGGAAAAATAATTCGAACAACCAAAGTAAAACATCCTAGAGGTTACCTAAATCTAATTAAACCCTACCTACAAAGTGAAATAGAGGTAGAGGAGAACGACCGCCCATTTGAGTATTTTATGAACCGTTTCCGACTCATTGAAGCCTGTCCAAAAAAAGATTTCATTGAAACAACAGGATTAAGCATTAAAGCTATCCAACCCAAAATCGACTGGGCAAAATCTAAAGGGTACTTACAAGAGAGTGAGTCAACTTGGCAGGTTACAGAAAAAGGGAAGCTGTTTTTAAATGACTTATTGGAAGGTTTTATGTGACATTGATTTGTAGAATATAACTAAAGAGCACAATGCGCTCTTTAGTTAGTAAATAGGCATTCAAATAACCATATTAGCCGATGCGCTTAAACTTAATATCCCAAACCCCATGCCCTAACCTGTGGCCTCGGGCTTCGAACTTAGTTAATGGTCGCTCTTCTGGACGTGGAATATAATCACCATCTGACGAAATATTTTCGTAACCAGGTGCTTCATTCATCACTTCAACCATATGTTCAGCATAATTTTCCCAGTCAGTCGCCATATGGAATACACCTACATCAGCAATTAACTTTTGGCGTACCATCGCGGCAAAACCCAACTGAACAATACGACGCTTATGATGGCGTTTTTTATGCCATGGGTCTGGAAAGAAAAGCTGCAATGTGGTCAAGCTGCCATCAGGGATCATATGTTCAAACACTTCTACCGCATCGTGACACATCACTCGAAGGTTAGTTACTTCAGCTTCATTAGCCGCACTCAAACAAGCACCAACACCAGGGCTATGTACTTCAATACCAATAAAATTCTTTTCAGGTGCGTTTTTAGCCATTTCAACTAATGATGCGCCCATACCAAATCCAATTTCCAAAACAACAGGATTATCGTTGCCAAACACGTCATTCCAATTCAACAAAGTATCTTGATAATCGATGCCCATTGTAGGCCAACACTCGGCTAACGCAGTTTCCTGCCCTTTTGTTAAGCGCCCTTCACGACGTACAAAGCTACGTATTTTTCGTACTAACTTGCCATCTTCGGTATATTCGTTTGTCGTTACTTCGCTCATTGGTTTTGCCTGTTCATTGTTCAATCAAAGCGTGGATTATCCAAAGTTTTACCCTTCGTGCAAGGAGTTTTATTTAAAAATACCCCCAAAATATATGTGTTTTACACGCATCCTTAATTGTGGTGCAATTTCATTCCAAATAAAAACAGAAAAGAGAATGTTGTGACCCCATTTGCTAAGGCTATATTAAGTTGGTATCAATCCTTTGGGCGAAAGAGCTTACCTTGGCAACAGAATAAGACTCTATATAGGGTTTGGTTGTCAGAAATCATGCTACAGCAGACCCAAGTCACCACAGTCATACCTTATTTTGAAAGGTTTGTAGAAAAATTTCCTACGGTAAGTGACCTTGCTGACGCACACCAAGACGAAGTTCTTCATTTATGGACAGGCCTAGGCTATTACGCGAGAGCACGTAACCTACATAAAGCGGCCAAAATAGTTGCCGAAACTCATGGTGGCGAATTCCCAAATGATATTGAACAAATGAACGCACTTCCTGGTGTAGGACGCTCTACAGCCGCCGCAGTACTGTCTTCGGTTTTAAAAAACCTCACGCAATACTGGATGGTAATGTGAAACGCACACTATCTAGAGCATTCGCGGTAGAAGGTTGGCCAGGTAAAAAGAGTGTAGAAAATCAGTTATGGGATTTGGCTGAAATGCATACCCCAAGTACAGAAGTGGATAATTACAATCAAGCTATGATGGATATGGGGGCGCTTGTTTGTACACGCAGTCGACCTAAATGCCAGCTATGTCCAATTAACACGCGTTGTAAAGCATATAAACAAAATCGACAACTTGAGTTTCCCACCAAGAAACCTAAGAAAGAAAAACCAATCAAAGAGACTTGGTTTGTAATTCTATATCACGACAATAAAGTATGGTTAGAACAAAGGCCACAAACCGGAATTTGGGGTGGACTATATTGTTTTCCTGACAACAATGAACCCGATATTATCCATCAGTTAGACATGCGAGCTATCCCACAACATCATATTGACGTTCAACAAACTCTAATAAGTTTCAGACACACATTCAGTCATTATCACTTAGATATTACGCCAGTACTTATCAAATTAACAAAGCAACCTGATTTGATAATGGAAGGAACGAAAGGTCTCTGGTATAACATATCTCAACCCGAAGAAGTGGGGCTTGCTGCCCCTGTCAAACAGCTGATACAAAGCCTTGCTTTTGAAATGCATCTTCTGGAACCAACAAAGGAAAAATTATGAGTCGTACCGTATTTTGTGAGCGCCTAAACAAAGAAGCTGATGGATTAGATTTTCAACTCTATCCAGGAGAACTAGGCAAACGTATTTTTGATAACATATCGAAAGAAGCGTGGGCACTTTGGCAAAGCAAACAAACAATGCTAATCAATGAAAAAAAACTCAACATGATGGATCCTGAGCACAGAGCATTATTAGAAGATGAAATGGTCAAATTCCTCTTCGAAGGTCAAGATATCGTTATTGAAGGCTATACGCCACCAAGTAAATAACTTTTTGTTGTTTAACAAGATGGCTGTAAGCCATCTTTCTTGTTTATAGACCATATGAAAAAATACCTAACTTTAATATTAATCATACTGTTAACTGGCTGTAGTCGCGAGTTCGTGGAAACTCACCTCTATGCCGTGGATTATGAGCCTACAAATCGATTTGCTAAAAACTTAGCCCAGCTTCCCGGTCAATTTCAAAAGGACCAAGGAGCATTAGATGCACTGATAGGCAGTTTTTCAGGAAATATTGAAAAGCGCTGGGGAAGCCATGAAATACGTATGGCTGGAAAAATCAATTACGTAAAATACATCGACAATTATTTGAGCCGATCTGAAGTTAATTTTTCCGCCGGTACGATTGTAGTGGAGACTGTATCTCCGACAGATCCCAAAAAACACTTAAAAAACGCAATTATCACAACACTGCTCACACCGGATGATCCCGCTAGTGTCGACCTTTTTTCTTCGTCTAGCATCACGCTAGAAGGGCAACCATTTCTCTATAAACAAGTCATAGATCATGAGAAACAACCGATTCAATGGCGCTGGCGCGCAAATAGATATGCGGATTACCTTATTGCTAATCAACTAAAAACAAAAAACGTTGATTTCAAAAAAGCATACTATGTAGAAATACCCATGGTAAAAGAACACTATCAAGTTAGAAGTTACAAATACGCTAATATTGTACAAAAAGCATCCCAAAAATATGACATACCTGAAGATCTTATCTACGCGATTATAAAAACAGAAAGTAGCTTCAACCCTTATGCCGTCAGTTGGGCAAATGCTTATGGGTTAATGCAGGTAGTTCCAAAAACTGCAGGCGCTGATGTATTCAAGCTCGTTAAGAAAAAACCAGGAATACCAACTCCAGAATATTTATTTGATCCTGAGAAAAATATAGATACTGGAACCGCTTATTTTTATATCCTAAAAAACAGATATTTAAAGGATGTTAAAAATACACTTTCATTAGAGTACAGCATGATTTCTGCCTATAACGGTGGGACAGGTGGTGTACTCAATACCTTTGATAGAGGCAGCAGAAGCAGGGCTATGACACAATTAAACTCACTGCAACCTAATCAAGTCTATTGGGCTTTAACCCAAAAGCATGCGAATAGTGAGGCAAGGAAATACCTTCAGAAAGTGACAAATTTTAAAAAGGAATTTAACTCGACGCAAAGCTAACAACTCTCTAAAACGAGCAAATTTTCGACATGGAAGTTAAAATTGTCTAAATTCGCGTCAAACAGTCACTTTTTTACTATTTATTTGCAAAAACAAGTTGACGATAGGCTCGAAAATCCGTTTAATAGCGCTCCGTTGCCCGGATAGCTCAGTCGGTAGAGCAGAGGATTGAAAATCCTCGTGTCGGTGGTTCGATTCCGCCTCCGGGCACCACAATTTGATTGTTGGTGTTTAAGACGTCAACATAAAAAGCAAAAAATAAAGTGCGCCGACTTAGCTCAGTAGGTAGAGCAACTGACTTGTAATCAGTAGGTCACCAGTTCGATTCCGGTAGTCGGCACCATTTTTTGCCTCGATAGCTCAGTCGGTAGAGCAGAGGATTGAAAATCCTCGTGTCGGTGGTTCGATTCCGCCTCGAGGCACCATATAATTCCCCCTTAGTTCAGTTGGTAGAACGGCGGACTGTTAATCCGTATGTCGCAAGTTCAAGTCTTGCAGGGGGAGCCACATTGAAAAGCCATCTCGAAAGAGATGGCTTTTTTTTGCACTGTCACTAATGCCAACATAAGAATAAATAACCACAACTTCAATTTACCTTTTAAAAAAACGTTCTCACTGCTTATTTTAGATAGCAAATCATTCTTTTCATAATCCCTTGAACTATACAAACAAGCACTTTCAAGCATACTAACTAGACTAAACAGCTCGTTAAGTACAAAAAAACATCAAACGCAATATTTTTTACTATTATCTATTGACCTTAACAAAGAAAAACCGTTTAATAGCGCCCGTTGCCCGGATAGCTCAGTCGGTAGAGCAGAGGATTGAAAATCCTCGTGTCGGTGGTTCGATTCCGCCTCCGGGCACCATATTTAAAATTGGTGTTCATTTGGACATTAATTTGAAAGAAAATACGGGCCGACTTAGCTCAGTAGGTAGAGCAACTGACTTGTAATCAGTAGGTCACCAGTTCGATTCCGGTAGTCGGCACCATTTTTCTTAACGTTATAATTCCCTTTTAGTTCAGTTGGTAGAACGCCGGACTGTTAATCCGTATGTCGCTGGTTCAAGTCCAGCAAAGGGAGCCAT is a genomic window of Vibrio algarum containing:
- a CDS encoding YggS family pyridoxal phosphate-dependent enzyme, which codes for MYSIQQNIEQVTKQIRTAEHKCGRVPSSVQLLAVSKTKPIEVIKAAIEAGQKAFGENYVQEGVEKAQYFTEHYKNSGLEWHFIGPIQSNKTKPIAENFQWVHSIDRSKIAQRLNDQRPENLPPLQVLIQINISGEESKSGTSESEVFQLAELISSLPNLTLRGLMSIPANVSSYQSQLNAFTKLSAIQSKLADKYTNVDTLSMGMSGDMEAAVEAGSTMVRIGTAIFGARDYTTKS
- the proC gene encoding pyrroline-5-carboxylate reductase; this translates as MKNRKIAFIGAGNMARSIIAGLTSSGFDSSDITATDPNKEQRDLLTNLYDINTTGDNAEAADNANVIVLAVKPQIMELVCGGLTNIDLSNKLVISIAAGISASRLNEYLETEVNLVRVMPNTPALVSKGMSGLYATPSVSSDDKTFASQLMQAVGEVCWVEEESAINNVIAAAGSAPAYFFLFMEAMQNEAMAQGFDKDTARLLVQQSALGAAEMVIANADIDISTLREQVTSKGGTTAEALRTFNEHQLTEIVAKAMQAAVSRAEEMEKLF
- a CDS encoding YggT family protein, with the translated sequence MNSMNFLISTVFDLYIMVVLLRIWLQVARADFYNPFSQFIVKATQPIVGPLRRIIPSIGSLDLATLLFAYLLCVIKFVALILIANGTLVFSIDFLIFGFLSLVKAAGGLLFWVLLLRAILSWVSQGRSPIEFVFHQLTDPMLAPIRRIIPAMGGFDLSVLVLFIALQFASFLMGDLIGPIWYQL
- the yggU gene encoding DUF167 family protein YggU, producing MTAVIQDHDDLVLKLYIQPKASRDNIVGLHGEELKIAITAPPVDGKANIYLTKFLSKQFKIAKSDIKIEKGELGRHKQVRICSPSQIPDIIKALL
- a CDS encoding XTP/dITP diphosphatase; this encodes MDCEEQNYDKKIVLATGNQGKVKEMADLLSDFGFDVLAQSEFNVSEVEETGTTFIENAIIKARHAAKETGLPAIADDSGLEVDSLLGAPGIYSARYSGEGANDQKNLEKLLENMVDVPDAKRTARFHCVLVLMKHENDPTPIVCHGKWEGKILTKPSGENGFGYDPVFWVPETNCASAELESAQKKQLSHRGKALKQLFATLSGEQ
- the hemW gene encoding radical SAM family heme chaperone HemW, with product MLTPPNLSLYVHIPWCVQKCPYCDFNSHALKTEIPEKQYIDALLEDLDTDISRYSLNNDSRKLHSIFIGGGTPSLISPNEIGRLLAGIKARLPFKENIEITMEANPGTIEATRFEQYQKEGVTRISIGIQSFEQSKLKRLGRIHGKEEAVKAAQLAHNIGLNSFNLDLMHGLPEQSVSQALVDLEKAIGLNPPHLSWYQLTIEPNTLFHSKPPTLPDDDQLWDIFDLGHQKLSKAGYVQYEISGYSKPGYQCQHNLNYWRFGDYLGIGCGAHGKLSFVNGKIIRTTKVKHPRGYLNLIKPYLQSEIEVEENDRPFEYFMNRFRLIEACPKKDFIETTGLSIKAIQPKIDWAKSKGYLQESESTWQVTEKGKLFLNDLLEGFM
- the trmB gene encoding tRNA (guanosine(46)-N7)-methyltransferase TrmB, with protein sequence MSEVTTNEYTEDGKLVRKIRSFVRREGRLTKGQETALAECWPTMGIDYQDTLLNWNDVFGNDNPVVLEIGFGMGASLVEMAKNAPEKNFIGIEVHSPGVGACLSAANEAEVTNLRVMCHDAVEVFEHMIPDGSLTTLQLFFPDPWHKKRHHKRRIVQLGFAAMVRQKLIADVGVFHMATDWENYAEHMVEVMNEAPGYENISSDGDYIPRPEERPLTKFEARGHRLGHGVWDIKFKRIG
- a CDS encoding oxidative damage protection protein, producing MSRTVFCERLNKEADGLDFQLYPGELGKRIFDNISKEAWALWQSKQTMLINEKKLNMMDPEHRALLEDEMVKFLFEGQDIVIEGYTPPSK
- the mltC gene encoding membrane-bound lytic murein transglycosylase MltC, whose translation is MKKYLTLILIILLTGCSREFVETHLYAVDYEPTNRFAKNLAQLPGQFQKDQGALDALIGSFSGNIEKRWGSHEIRMAGKINYVKYIDNYLSRSEVNFSAGTIVVETVSPTDPKKHLKNAIITTLLTPDDPASVDLFSSSSITLEGQPFLYKQVIDHEKQPIQWRWRANRYADYLIANQLKTKNVDFKKAYYVEIPMVKEHYQVRSYKYANIVQKASQKYDIPEDLIYAIIKTESSFNPYAVSWANAYGLMQVVPKTAGADVFKLVKKKPGIPTPEYLFDPEKNIDTGTAYFYILKNRYLKDVKNTLSLEYSMISAYNGGTGGVLNTFDRGSRSRAMTQLNSLQPNQVYWALTQKHANSEARKYLQKVTNFKKEFNSTQS